The Porphyromonas pogonae genome segment GTGCCTGACTGCAAGGGTATGGAATAAGCCGCCGAAGCCATACCCTCTCCGTAAACGTAAAAAGAGACAAGATATAGTGAAATAGAGCAGAATAAAGAACAAAACCAACCTGATTGAGAAATACGATCAAGTATAAGCTATTATTTCTTATTATCGGGGCAATATCGTCCATCATTACGGCAATAAATATTTTCCGAAACAAATCACTGAGTGTATAGCACAAGCACTCCTATCACACCCTAGTGCATTTTTACCGATTCCTGGCAGACGTCTTGCTCATTATTACAGGCATTGATAAGTTTACTGCGTTACCGCACTTTTCTTGTGGATGCAACACTTCCCTTTTCAGAGAATAACAAGAGGTGTGATTACAAAAAATAATCCGCATAGCTATGAGCTATGCGGATTTATTGATTATACCCTTCTCGATTACAGGGAGAGCTTAGCGAAGTAAGCTACCAAACTCGGGAGTGTTTTTATACGCGGCAAACTCCAAATCGTTGGCCATACGCTTTACCAAAGAAGCATCCTTGGTAGCAGCATCCTTCAGATTGGCGTACACACCTGCTGCATCGTTGGTACGAGCAGCTACAACGGCTTTGAGATAGCTTGTCTTGGCATTGGGCTGTGCTATAGCGTTGAGGGTGGCAGCAGCTTTGGCATAGTCTTTATTCATGATCTGTGCCACGGCAGCGTTGTTGTTTTTGAAATCACCTAAGGCTACCTCTGCTTTGTCATACTGCCCTTCGTTGAGGTAGATGATACCCATGGCCTGGCCTACCTCTGGTACATTGGAAGAGGTGCTTATAAGCTCATTGGCTCTTTTGACATCACCCTTCTGCAAGGCTATAAGTCCGAGGTTGAGGTTTGTCTCAGGATTCATCTTTCGCTTGTTGGCTTCGGTAAACCAGTATTCGGCTTGTACCATGTTGCCTTCCAGGTAAGAGAGTACTCCTAAGTTATTGTATGAGCGATATTCAAGCGGATAAAGCTGACGGGCAATCTTGTAGAGACGCTCTTTTTCTTTGTTGGTCTGCTGTAGGGTAGCAGCATAGAGGAGTTCGTCAAGGCTCAAACGTCCCGGGTACTTTTCAGCCCACTCCTTGATCTCGTCATCACTCTTACCTATGATTTCCACATTGGCTACAAGACGAGACCGACGCAGTTGGGGCAGGATGATATCGGCAAGCTGGCTGAATACAGCAGAGATATTCTTAATCTCTTTTTCACGTTGCTCAGGGTCAGGATACATCTCCAGCACACGAAGTACCAGATCTTTGTCTTGCAGATTACTGCTCTCGACAAGTTTCTTAAAACCTTCCCAGTCCTGGGCTGTGTAGTGAGCGTTGATCTCGACATCTGCGAGGTCTTGTTTCTTGAACTGATTCTTGATCACCTTGGTAGTATTGCGCTCACGAGCTTCACTGAGCTTCTCGTTGAGATCCTTACCGCCATCAGGTGATGCATAAGCTTGCACCTCTACGGAAACACGTTGGTTGGGTGTTTCTTTGGCGTTTTGTACGATGTAGCGCCATTCCTCTACGTCTTCCTTGTTTACTTCCTTGGCACGTACCTGTGCTTGCTGGATAAGGAACATGATATTGGCATCGAATGCTTGCTTGATGATACGCTGGAAACGATCAGGGGCAATGGCGGGAGCGGCATCTTTGACAGAAGCCAAGTCTGCTGTAGCTATGACACCATCGGCTACCTTGAGAGAGGGTAACACTACTTTGGATGATCCATTATAAGCTTCGAAAGTAAGGAAGAGTTCGCTTCGAAGCATAGCGGGGTCATAATCGATGGCAAAATCGAGATTTCTATTGGCTCCCTGTTCATAAGGAACTACAATCTCATTGCCCATGACTTTTTCACCCTGGAATGTGAAACTGGGGCCCCACTTCTCTCCGCTTGCATAACGCATCTGGGGTACAATTTTGAGACGTGCGTCTTTGCTAAAATATTTAGCAGGAAAAGTAACATGCACTTTTACCGGCACCTTATTACCTACTACTTCAAGAGGCTGAGGCTCTGCCGATACCATGTTGCCGGAAAGCGGACGAAGTTTGCTGGAGCATCCGCTCAAACTCAATAAAAACGTTGCGGAAATCAACGCTATTGAGGTTTTTTTTGAAATCATAACTTATTGGTTTAATTACAGATTATTCGTGACTAAAGTCAAATAAAACTAAGTTATACAGCCCATAGTTCTGTTCGTAATACAAAACTACATTTTTTTTGCCACATGCCGAAGGGCAAGTGACAAGGGCACACACAGCGACAATCTCTGCTCAGGAGTGCTATGCCTGATGCAATAGGGAATATTACCTGACTGATACGTATGTATCCACAACGGTACTGAGAGGATCGGACAACTCCGAGCCGTAGATATCAAAGTCTGCAATATAAGCACGGTTTATATCGGAAGCACAGATGCGCTCCCATGTATCGACTATGTTTTGCGGTGAGGCGCCTATAGTCTGGTAATGCAGATAAGATGTAGCAGGAACTTCGCAGGATGAGCATCCTGAAGGCACGTCATCGAAAGAGCTTACCTTGCACCCAAGCAGACATGTATACTCACCTCGGTGATCTGACTGATAGCGGGTGTAAAGGCAATAGATCTCAGAAGAGATTTTATTGGGTACAAGCGACATGATTCCTTTTTCATAGAAACGCTTCCAGAGCATAGCGATGTCCTCTCCCGCTTTACCCCCGTCATTGGAAGTCTTTACAGATATTCCGATCAATTTGAATGAAGGCAACTTTATTATCTCTTCCATAGTTACAAAAGGGCTTTTATATTTGTTATCAATGTGAAGATAATGCGAAATGCGATAGATCGGACATGAGCAACATCTTCTTTAATGATATAACGTAGTACTACGTCTATAAAGATATAATACCTTTAGGAATATTTATACATTAATTTATGATTATGTCATACGGAAAACTACGCCGAGATATATTTGAAGTTATAGATCACAGTAATGGTAAGAACAAAATAGGGCTGCTCTATGATACTGTCATGATCTTATTTATACTAATGAGTCTGGTGCCTCTGCTTTTCAGAGAACCTAAGCCCGTATTTGGAGTTATCGAGCGTGTCACAACCACCGTCTTCATTATAGACTACTTACTGAGGTGGATGACTTGTGATTTGAAGCTGAATATGCCGGGGCTGAAAGCGTTTGTGGTGTACCCGTTTACAGGGCTTGCCATCATAGACTTACTATCGATACTGCCGGGGCTGAATATACTGAGCTCTTCTTTCAAGATGCTGAGGATAATAAGGATGTTGAAGATCATGAGGATATTCAGGTTGTTTCGATACTCAACACAAATACAACTGCTGTTTTTGGTATTGGACAAAGAGCGCAAAGTGCTCATGGCTGTGCTATTCATGGCTATTTTTTATATCCTTATCACTGCTCTGGTTATATTCAACTTGGGTACGGAGGAAGATATCAAACTATTCCCGTCGTTCTTCGACGCTGTATATTGGGCTACTATGACGCTTACTACTGTAGGTTATGGCGATGTTTATCCTGTAAGTACCATTGCCCGTATTATCAGTATGATCTCCTCACTCTTCGGCATAGCCATCATAGCTCTGCCGTCGGGTATCATCACTGCCACCTATATGGAGTCGATCAGGGAACACAGAAAACAAAAGGGTGATGATGTATTGCCTATAGACAAGATCGACGACAAGAATGACCTGTAACTTATAAGAGGTGAATCTTCACTTGCTACGGATATAATGACTGATGGCCTCGGCTAAACCTTCGGCTCGGCTAAAATCCGTGGCTACCACTTTGACGTCCAAACGGTACTTAAACGCACAACGGCGGGTATACGGACCGAAACAAGCAACGGGAACAGACTGCAATAACTTGGCTCTGTCCTTGCCGGAGTGAACTATCCCTGTCATCAACGCCTCGATCTCGCCCCCACTCGTAAAGGCTAATAGTGATACCTTACCCTCTTCCAATAGGCGGATAAGGGTATTGACATTAGAGGTAACGGGGCGGGTATAGTAAGCATCGATACGTGTAACTTCTAATCCGATCTCCTGTAGGGCTGCGATGAATTGGGGCACAACGAACGGCTCTTCAATCCCTCTCATACCGGGGGCTAGTACAGCCACCTTTTTATTCGTAATATGCCGTGACTTCAAAGCTGCCACCAAGCCCATAGGGCTGGCTTCGTGAGAAAGAAAAGCGACATCCAGCCCTGTGCGTTCTCTGAGATAGTCCACATCTTTACCGATAGCAAGATATTGAGTGGAGGTAGTACCATGTGCATGAGCAGATGTCTGATAGTAAACATACGCATCCACCGCCTTACGGCTACAGAATATCACGTAGTCATACCTATCGGGAGCGGACACTAAAGCTTTTGTTTCGGATGAAGCGCTATCAATGTCAGTGGAAATAACCGGAATGCTTTGGGCCGATATACCAAGACTTCGTGTGGCCCCCACAAAACGTGACGAATACGAGAGTGGAGCTGTAAAGACAACCTCATCAGAGGTGCTCTGTGACTTTAGCATAGGCATAAAAAGCACAAACAAGAAAACGAGGAGGGATGTACGAGGGTGCAATTTCATTTTGGAACTGATTGTGAGCCATAGATCGCCTATAGAGTATACAGACTACATTGATAGCTCAAATATTACATCTCTAAGATAAAACAAATACTCGAATGAAGCTAGGGGTTCAGGCCGGTACTATAATAAACGACTTGTAAATAAACAATGATGAAGAAAAGAAACGAGGTTAATATGATAAAACAATAAAAAAACTATATTTGTAAAGGAACATAACAAACTCAATATGAAAACGTACTTAAAGATACCCATGCTTATTCTCTCTGTATGGGGAGTAACATTGTACCCGGCAATATCACAGACGCCGGAAAGAAAAGTGGCGCAACAGGAAGTCAATAGCCATGCGCATCATGCTACAAACAAATCCCTGAAATGGAAAGTAGCTATAGGACGATTCTCGAATGAAACGCAATATGGCAAAGGGATCTTTTATGATCGACAAAATGATCCTATGGCCAAACAAGCACTGGACATCTTATCGACCAAACTCAGCAGTACTAATAAATTTATCCTGCTCGAGAGAAGTGATCTGGATAAAATAGAGAGCGAACTCAAAAACGGCGGATCCGCACAAAAGATAGGAGCAGACTATCTGATACTGGGTTCGATTACCGAATTCGGACGTAAGACGACCGGTAAAGACGGATTCTTCTCAACGGAGAAAAGCCAAACGGTAGAAGCCGGTGTAAGCATCCGTATCGTGGATGTATCTACCGGGCTTATCATCTACTCCGAAGAAGGCAAAGGCTATGCACAGACTACGGCTAAGAGCACACTGGGCATGGGAGGAAAAGCTGGTTACGACGCTACGCTGAGCGACAAAGCAATCTCCGGAGCAATAGATCAGTTGGTGGAAAACATTATCAACAAATGCACCGACAAACCATGGAAAACTTATTTCCTCAGTGCAGATGAAGATGGTATGGTGATTGCAGGCGGTGCTTCACAAGGGCTCAAAGTGAATGATGTATTCGATGTCTACAGTAGAGGTAAGAAAGTAAAAAACCCGCAAACCGGTGTGGAATTTGAGCTCCCGGGCAAAAAGGTAGGCTCCGTGAAAATAACTATGGTAGGAGGTGATACTCCCGAAACCGAGTTCTCAATGGTGACACTTCTTGATGGCTCTATGGACAAAGACAAATTGGCTAACTACTATATCCAACAACCCCATTAATATTACCTATTCATGAAAATCTTAAAAAGTAATTTCACCTCCTTAGTTATCATATTGATTGTTGCATGCACATTGATAACATTGCCATCGTGTGGCTCTACAGCATCACTCAACGGAGGCCTGAGCGATGAAGCTTATATCGTAGTGGTATCAAACAAGCAGTATGTAAACAAGGATGTCTATATTGTAATAGATGACAAACCTGCAATCAAAGTAAAGGCTGTGAAAGAAAAGGATGCCGTACGCAAAGGTGAACGCATCGTGATACTGCCGGGTACGCACAAAGTGGTTGTTCTGAATGATCACACACAGGAGATGTATAGTAAGAACCTCTTTATCTCAAGCAGAAGCTCACGCACTGTGGTGCTACCGTAAATAGATGTCAAAAAAGCAATATATGAAGAATATTTATTGGGCTGCGACCTTATTGGCACTATGCTTGGGGTTGTGGGGCTGTGGTACAGGCAGAGAGCTTTACAGCTGGTACAACTATGAAAACGCATCATATGCCTTCTCGAAGAAGCACACTGAAAAGGATGAAGCGGAACTGATAAAAGCTTATGAAAAAATTATAGATAATCAAAGCGGCATGCGCCAGACTGTACCTCCGGGAGTTTATGCCGAGTACGGTTACCTATTGGCCAAAAGCGGCAAGGTAACCGAAGGGGTAGACTTGATGCAGAAAGAGATTGACACCTATCCGGAGAGCCGGGTGTTTATAGACAGAATCATTAAACAGTTTAAGCGATGATGCATTTGAATTTTATGAGCAAAGCGGTAAAAGGATCAATCTGTATCCTTGTCATCGCAGTACTGGCAAGCTGTGGCGTAGGTCAATCATATACCCGAGAAGCTTTATATCCTAAGATGTATAGCGAGAAGCCTGTATCTATACTGATCATGCCTCCGATAAACCAAACAAATCATGTGGATGCGAAGGAGTTTTTCTACTCTTCTATGGCACAACCGTTGGCAGAACGCGGATACTATGTATTCTCACCATATCTCTCGCTCGACCTCATGCAACAGGAAAGCGCTAACGATGCAGAGCAGTTTATAGAAGGCTCAATGAAGCCCTTCAGAAATGTATTCAATGCCGATGCGGTGCTCTTTACTGTAATCAAGAAGTGGAGCAAAGCAGCTCTAGCAAATGAAATCAATGTGGAGATAGAGTATATCCTGAAGTCTGCGACTACGAACGAAACGCTATTTCAAAGAAATGCCGATGTGAAAGTGGACTGTTCCGTAATACAGAACGGAGGGATCATAGGAATACTGGCAAACACACTTATGACTGCTGCAACCGACAAAATAGTGGCTGCGAGAAAAGCCAATCATTTTATCCTTAGTGATATGCCGGCGGGGAAATATTCACCTGATTACGGGATCGACGGCAAGATGCCTGCAAGCAACAGCAACATCAATAACTATACGGTGAAATAAGAGCTATAATACTTGTATTGTACAAAACAGCATTTTCATAAACTCTGGTAAAGCACCTCTGCTCGACAACACATGAAGAAGCTTCTCAGTACAAACCTCCCCTCACAGAGATTTATAAAAGAGAGACCGTTGCATAGCAGGCCAATTGCTTCTTTGCTTGCGAGATTCGCGCTTGGTCATTTACCGGAAGTAAACTCCCTGTGCACTCACTCTTAGCGCCTTGCACTTTACCTTCTCTGCCCGGTCAAAGTGTCTTTTGTCGGATTTGCCTCCAAAATCCATGAGACTGTTGACTTTTGCAACAGTCTCAAAGAGTGTCTATCCTATTTGTAAGGATAATGGCTTAGAAGCTAGATGCAGATCAAACAAAGACAATGAAAAAGGTCATATCCGTATGGATATGACCTTTTTATATATTGAATCAAAGTGAACTGAGGATTACTCTGCTGACTTTTCTTCTACTTCTACTTCAGCTTTTGGAGCTGCCGTCTCAGTTGCCACTTCAGCCTTAGGAGCTTCCGAAGCTGATTTGCTACGACGTGAACGGCGAGTCTTACTTGCAGCTTTGGCAGTCTTGCCTTCTTTGAGCATGTTCTCGTTGAAGTCAACAAGCTCAATGAAGCACATTGCAGCATTGTCACCCAAACGGAAACCTGTCTTGATAACACGAGTGTAACCACCCGGGCGGTCAGCTACCTTTGAAGCTACTTCAGAGAAAAGCTCCTTAACGGCATACTTATTCTGAAGTTTAGAGAATACTTCACGACGTGAGTGTGTAGTATCTTCTTTTGATTTAGTGATCATAGGCTCCACATATATACGCAGAGCTTTAGCCTTAGCAACCGTAGTAAAAATACGCTTGTGAAGGATCAGCGAAGATGCCATATTGGAGAGCATAGCATCACGGTGAGCTTTCTTACGGCCAAGGTGATTGAATTTTTTATTATGTCTCATCGTTTAATTCTTACTCTTTATCTAATTTATACTTGCTGATATCCATCCCAAATGACAAATTGAGTGTTTCTAACAACTCATCCAACTCTGTCAATGACTTCTTACCGAAATTGCGGAACTTGAGCAGATCGCTCTTGTTGTAGCGTACAAGCTCACCGAGAGTAGATACTTCGGCAGAGCGTAGACAGTTGAGGGCACGCACAGAGAGATCAAGATCACTAAGTGCAGTCTTCAAAAGCTGACGCATGTGCAATGCTTCTTCATCGAATTCGTCAGCAGGCTCAAGGTCTGCATCCTCAATAGCGATGTTGTCTTCGGTAAATAGTCTGAAGTGTTGAATCAAAATGTTTGCGGATTCGCGCAAAGCATCTTGCGGATGAATACTGCCATCGGTAGTAACTTCTATAACCAACTTCTCATAGTCGGTCTTCTGCTCTACACGGAAGTTTTCAACCTGATACTTAACGTTACGTACTGGAGTAAAGATAGAGTCTATAGCAATAGTCTGCAATTCCTCATCAACTTTACGATTTTCATCAGCAGGCACATAACCTCTTCCTTTATTGATCTTAAGTTCAATATTGATAGAGGCAGAGCTGTCGAGATGACAAATCACCAGTTCGGGATTAAGTACCTTGAAACCGCTAAGCTGATCGTCAAGGTCGCCGGCTGTGAAAACGTCTTTGTGAGAAATGCTCACAGAAACCGTTTCTTCCAATGTACCGTCGACTACTCTTTTGAAACGAACCTGCTTAAGGTTGAGTATTATGTTAGTAACATCTTCCAATACACCCGGAATAGTAGCAAATTCATGATCAACACCATCAATTCTGATAGAGGTGATGGCATAACCTTCGAGTGAGGATAGAAGTATACGACGAAGGGCATTACCTATCGTAATACCGTAACCCGGCTCTAAAGGACGGAACTCGAATCTTGCATAAGAATCGGTTGCATCCATCATAATTACATTATCGGGTCTCTGAAATGCTAATATTGCCATGGGATTATCTGGATTATTTAGAATACAATTCCACAATCAGCTGTTCCTTGATGTTCTCAGGGATGTCTGCACGCTCAGGTATATGAAGAAATCTTCCGCTGAGAGTAGCTTGTTCCCACTCCATCCAAGGATATTTGCTGTGATTGAATCCGGCTAATGCATCAGAGATAACCTCGAGGCTCTTTGAGCGCTCACGTACGCCAATGATCTGACCGGGCTTTAGAGTGTAAGAAGGGATGTTTACCACTTTTCCGTCTACAGTGATGTGACGGTGCGATACCAACTGACGAGCAGCGGCACGTGTGGGAGCGATACCCAAACGATAGACAACGTTGTCAAGACGTGACTCAAGAAGTTGCAACAGGATCTCACCCGTTACACCACTTGCACGTTGAGCTTTGTCAAAAAGGTTACGGAACTGCTTTTCGAGCACTCCGTAGGTGTACTTAGCTTTTTGTTTTTCGCGAAGCTGAGTACCATATTCGCTCGTCTTACGACGGCGAGAATTGCCATGCTGTCCGGGAGGGTAATTCTTTTTGGACAATACTTTGTCGGCACCAAAGATAGGATCGCCGAACTTACGGGCAATTTTTGATTTAGGTCCAGTATATCTTGCCATTATTATAATCTTAATTTGTGAAAGATCATCCGCGTACATTGATTGTGTGTCTCGGTAAACTTACAAAACACTATCATCTACTAAAGTGGTGCAGCCGCGACCGGTTATGAGGAGAGGATTATGAAACCT includes the following:
- a CDS encoding uroporphyrinogen-III synthase; the encoded protein is MKLHPRTSLLVFLFVLFMPMLKSQSTSDEVVFTAPLSYSSRFVGATRSLGISAQSIPVISTDIDSASSETKALVSAPDRYDYVIFCSRKAVDAYVYYQTSAHAHGTTSTQYLAIGKDVDYLRERTGLDVAFLSHEASPMGLVAALKSRHITNKKVAVLAPGMRGIEEPFVVPQFIAALQEIGLEVTRIDAYYTRPVTSNVNTLIRLLEEGKVSLLAFTSGGEIEALMTGIVHSGKDRAKLLQSVPVACFGPYTRRCAFKYRLDVKVVATDFSRAEGLAEAISHYIRSK
- a CDS encoding GNA1162 family protein, with the protein product MMHLNFMSKAVKGSICILVIAVLASCGVGQSYTREALYPKMYSEKPVSILIMPPINQTNHVDAKEFFYSSMAQPLAERGYYVFSPYLSLDLMQQESANDAEQFIEGSMKPFRNVFNADAVLFTVIKKWSKAALANEINVEIEYILKSATTNETLFQRNADVKVDCSVIQNGGIIGILANTLMTAATDKIVAARKANHFILSDMPAGKYSPDYGIDGKMPASNSNINNYTVK
- a CDS encoding DUF4810 domain-containing protein; the protein is MKNIYWAATLLALCLGLWGCGTGRELYSWYNYENASYAFSKKHTEKDEAELIKAYEKIIDNQSGMRQTVPPGVYAEYGYLLAKSGKVTEGVDLMQKEIDTYPESRVFIDRIIKQFKR
- the rpsD gene encoding 30S ribosomal protein S4 — its product is MARYTGPKSKIARKFGDPIFGADKVLSKKNYPPGQHGNSRRRKTSEYGTQLREKQKAKYTYGVLEKQFRNLFDKAQRASGVTGEILLQLLESRLDNVVYRLGIAPTRAAARQLVSHRHITVDGKVVNIPSYTLKPGQIIGVRERSKSLEVISDALAGFNHSKYPWMEWEQATLSGRFLHIPERADIPENIKEQLIVELYSK
- a CDS encoding tetratricopeptide repeat protein, whose product is MISKKTSIALISATFLLSLSGCSSKLRPLSGNMVSAEPQPLEVVGNKVPVKVHVTFPAKYFSKDARLKIVPQMRYASGEKWGPSFTFQGEKVMGNEIVVPYEQGANRNLDFAIDYDPAMLRSELFLTFEAYNGSSKVVLPSLKVADGVIATADLASVKDAAPAIAPDRFQRIIKQAFDANIMFLIQQAQVRAKEVNKEDVEEWRYIVQNAKETPNQRVSVEVQAYASPDGGKDLNEKLSEARERNTTKVIKNQFKKQDLADVEINAHYTAQDWEGFKKLVESSNLQDKDLVLRVLEMYPDPEQREKEIKNISAVFSQLADIILPQLRRSRLVANVEIIGKSDDEIKEWAEKYPGRLSLDELLYAATLQQTNKEKERLYKIARQLYPLEYRSYNNLGVLSYLEGNMVQAEYWFTEANKRKMNPETNLNLGLIALQKGDVKRANELISTSSNVPEVGQAMGIIYLNEGQYDKAEVALGDFKNNNAAVAQIMNKDYAKAAATLNAIAQPNAKTSYLKAVVAARTNDAAGVYANLKDAATKDASLVKRMANDLEFAAYKNTPEFGSLLR
- the rplQ gene encoding 50S ribosomal protein L17, whose product is MRHNKKFNHLGRKKAHRDAMLSNMASSLILHKRIFTTVAKAKALRIYVEPMITKSKEDTTHSRREVFSKLQNKYAVKELFSEVASKVADRPGGYTRVIKTGFRLGDNAAMCFIELVDFNENMLKEGKTAKAASKTRRSRRSKSASEAPKAEVATETAAPKAEVEVEEKSAE
- a CDS encoding CsgG/HfaB family protein yields the protein MKTYLKIPMLILSVWGVTLYPAISQTPERKVAQQEVNSHAHHATNKSLKWKVAIGRFSNETQYGKGIFYDRQNDPMAKQALDILSTKLSSTNKFILLERSDLDKIESELKNGGSAQKIGADYLILGSITEFGRKTTGKDGFFSTEKSQTVEAGVSIRIVDVSTGLIIYSEEGKGYAQTTAKSTLGMGGKAGYDATLSDKAISGAIDQLVENIINKCTDKPWKTYFLSADEDGMVIAGGASQGLKVNDVFDVYSRGKKVKNPQTGVEFELPGKKVGSVKITMVGGDTPETEFSMVTLLDGSMDKDKLANYYIQQPH
- a CDS encoding GyrI-like domain-containing protein yields the protein MEEIIKLPSFKLIGISVKTSNDGGKAGEDIAMLWKRFYEKGIMSLVPNKISSEIYCLYTRYQSDHRGEYTCLLGCKVSSFDDVPSGCSSCEVPATSYLHYQTIGASPQNIVDTWERICASDINRAYIADFDIYGSELSDPLSTVVDTYVSVR
- a CDS encoding ion transporter, giving the protein MSYGKLRRDIFEVIDHSNGKNKIGLLYDTVMILFILMSLVPLLFREPKPVFGVIERVTTTVFIIDYLLRWMTCDLKLNMPGLKAFVVYPFTGLAIIDLLSILPGLNILSSSFKMLRIIRMLKIMRIFRLFRYSTQIQLLFLVLDKERKVLMAVLFMAIFYILITALVIFNLGTEEDIKLFPSFFDAVYWATMTLTTVGYGDVYPVSTIARIISMISSLFGIAIIALPSGIITATYMESIREHRKQKGDDVLPIDKIDDKNDL
- a CDS encoding DNA-directed RNA polymerase subunit alpha → MAILAFQRPDNVIMMDATDSYARFEFRPLEPGYGITIGNALRRILLSSLEGYAITSIRIDGVDHEFATIPGVLEDVTNIILNLKQVRFKRVVDGTLEETVSVSISHKDVFTAGDLDDQLSGFKVLNPELVICHLDSSASINIELKINKGRGYVPADENRKVDEELQTIAIDSIFTPVRNVKYQVENFRVEQKTDYEKLVIEVTTDGSIHPQDALRESANILIQHFRLFTEDNIAIEDADLEPADEFDEEALHMRQLLKTALSDLDLSVRALNCLRSAEVSTLGELVRYNKSDLLKFRNFGKKSLTELDELLETLNLSFGMDISKYKLDKE